Sequence from the Deinococcus reticulitermitis genome:
CTGCTGCTGCTAAGTGCCTGCTCGAACCCGGGCTCGGGCGCGGGCCGTGGACCGAGCGGTCTCGTGATCGGAGCCGGCCAGGAGCCGCCCAACATCAGCGACCCCTGGCTCACCAACAACCTCTCGATCTCGGCCGAGATCAACGCCCTGACCACCGCGTCGCTGACCATCCGCGACAACGACGGCAATCAGCAGCCGGACATCGCCACCGAGGTGCCGACCGAGGCCAACGGCCGGTACACACTGAACCGCGACGCTTCCGGCCAGGTGGTGAGCAACAGCCTGACGTACACCATCCGTCCCGAGGCGAAGTGGAGCGACGGCACGGCGATCACGCCCGCCGATTTCCAGTTCTGGCTGAACGTGTACCAGGACGAGCGGGTGCCGGTGCCCGACCGCTTCCCGTACAGCAACGCCACCATCACGGTGAGCGAAAGTGACCCGGCCACCTTCACGCTCACCTACGAGCCGCCCTACCTGTTCGCGCAGACGGCGGGGCAGCCTGGACTGGCGCCCGCGCACGTCATGCGCGCGGGGTGGGAGGCCTTCGATCAGGCAACCAAGGGCCAGGAGCCCGGTGAAGCGCTGCAAGCCGAGTGGACCAAGTTCATCAGCGGTTACACCACCAGCAGCACGCCGCCCAAGGTGGTCTCCGGCGCATTCGTTCCAGAGACGTGGACGGCAGGCAGCATGCTCAGCCTGAAGCGCAACGCCAACTACTGGCGCGAGCCTGAGGGGGGTGCAGACAAGTACCTTCAGACGGTGACCTACCGGTTCATCCCCAACACCAACACCCTCAAGCTCAACCTGCTGTCTGGCGAACTGGGTGCGCTGTCGGCCACCGGCGTGACCTTCGACCAGGCGCTCGACCTCCAGCAGCGCCAGGGCGAGAAGTTCACGACCTACTTCGTGCCCGGCGCGGTGTGGGAACACATCGACATCAACACGCGCGGCGAACGCAGCCAGAAACTCGGCCTGAACGACGCCCGCGTCCGTCAGGCGCTGCTGTACGGCATCGACCGCTCCGCCATGACCCAGGCGCTGTTCCAGGGCAAGGAGCCGGTGTCGAACACCTTCGTCAACCCCCTCGCCGGGGTGTATGCCGAGGACGTGCCCACCTACGAGTACAACCCCGAGCGGGCCAAAGAGCTGCTTGCCCAGGCTGGCTGGACGCCCGGCGGCGACGGCATCCTGCAAAAGAACGGCCAGAAGCTTGCCCTGACCTTCAGCACCACCGCCGGCAACGCCGTGCGCGAGCGCGTGCAGCAGATCCTTCAGGCGCAGTGGAAGAAGATCGGCGTGCAGGTCAATGTCCAGAATTACCCCGCCAGCGTGTTCTTCGGCCCCGACATGCTCAGCAAGGGTGAGGAAGGCAAGTGGGACCTCGCGATGTACGCCTGGGTGAGTGACCCCACGCTCGAAGACGGCTCGCTGTTCAAGGCGAGCGGCATTCCCACGGCGGCCAACGGCTACTCCGGCCAGAACAACTCCGGCTGGAACAATGCCCGCTACAACGAGCTGCAAAAGGCTGCCGAGACCAACTTCGACGAGGAGAGCCGCAAAGCGCAGTTTGCCGAGATGCAGAAGATCTGGGCCGAGGAAGTGCCGGCCCTGCCGCTCTACTTCCGCTCCAACCCCTATGCCCAGCAAAAAGACCTGGTCAACTATGACTTCAGTGCCATCACCCAGTACCCCACCTGGGACGCCTTCCGCCTCGGCTGGGGCGAGAGCGGCGCCGTGAGCGCGCATACTCAGCAGTAAGTCCCGCTCCACGAAACCCCGGCCTCAGCCCCTGCCCCTCCGGGTGGGGGCTTTTTCTTGCCCTGACCCTAAACGCCTGGATTCCCCTCGCCCACTACCGCCTGCACCCGGCCCACCTGCCCCGTCGTCAGCCGCACCTTGATGCCGTGCGGATGCGAGGGCGA
This genomic interval carries:
- a CDS encoding peptide ABC transporter substrate-binding protein, which encodes MKKRYGLTAAAATLLLLSACSNPGSGAGRGPSGLVIGAGQEPPNISDPWLTNNLSISAEINALTTASLTIRDNDGNQQPDIATEVPTEANGRYTLNRDASGQVVSNSLTYTIRPEAKWSDGTAITPADFQFWLNVYQDERVPVPDRFPYSNATITVSESDPATFTLTYEPPYLFAQTAGQPGLAPAHVMRAGWEAFDQATKGQEPGEALQAEWTKFISGYTTSSTPPKVVSGAFVPETWTAGSMLSLKRNANYWREPEGGADKYLQTVTYRFIPNTNTLKLNLLSGELGALSATGVTFDQALDLQQRQGEKFTTYFVPGAVWEHIDINTRGERSQKLGLNDARVRQALLYGIDRSAMTQALFQGKEPVSNTFVNPLAGVYAEDVPTYEYNPERAKELLAQAGWTPGGDGILQKNGQKLALTFSTTAGNAVRERVQQILQAQWKKIGVQVNVQNYPASVFFGPDMLSKGEEGKWDLAMYAWVSDPTLEDGSLFKASGIPTAANGYSGQNNSGWNNARYNELQKAAETNFDEESRKAQFAEMQKIWAEEVPALPLYFRSNPYAQQKDLVNYDFSAITQYPTWDAFRLGWGESGAVSAHTQQ